One Chloroflexota bacterium DNA window includes the following coding sequences:
- a CDS encoding peroxiredoxin-like family protein has protein sequence MPDLEQLEAAAEERWLGQWLVGPTRIRYEELPPQAGDVAPDPMLLDTSGEPRRLSDFWAHGPLLVIFMRHFGCSCLMERWEGLKFELSAFAEAGARVVAICQSEPKRARAVAERREYQFPLLCDPDLAAYRAFGLLEGQPSQILHDFPWRPGDEETARTLFIEPRRGTERAVVDSPWQLPGEFVIGSNGRIALAHRYQYCEDLPPKTVLLGAIAAAEG, from the coding sequence ATGCCTGATCTCGAGCAGCTGGAAGCAGCGGCGGAGGAACGCTGGCTGGGCCAATGGCTGGTCGGGCCGACGCGCATCCGCTACGAGGAGCTGCCACCCCAGGCCGGCGATGTCGCGCCGGACCCGATGCTGCTCGACACGTCGGGCGAGCCGCGGCGCCTCTCCGACTTCTGGGCCCACGGGCCACTGCTCGTCATCTTCATGCGCCATTTCGGCTGCTCGTGCCTGATGGAGCGCTGGGAGGGGCTGAAGTTCGAGCTGAGCGCTTTCGCCGAAGCTGGTGCCCGAGTCGTCGCCATCTGCCAGTCCGAGCCGAAACGGGCACGGGCCGTGGCGGAGCGTCGCGAGTACCAGTTCCCACTCCTGTGCGATCCGGACCTGGCAGCCTATCGGGCATTCGGCCTGCTCGAGGGGCAGCCGTCGCAGATCCTGCACGACTTCCCGTGGCGGCCGGGGGACGAAGAGACGGCGCGGACACTCTTCATTGAGCCGCGGCGGGGGACGGAGCGGGCGGTGGTCGACTCCCCCTGGCAGCTTCCGGGTGAATTCGTGATCGGCTCCAACGGGCGCATCGCGCTGGCGCACCGCTACCAGTACTGCGAGGACCTTCCGCCGAAGACGGTCCTCCTTGGCGCCATTGCCGCGGCGGAGGGCTGA
- a CDS encoding aminotransferase class I/II-fold pyridoxal phosphate-dependent enzyme has translation MATTVRKIDQLRQSIAPFMAFFTGPFSKLNANPEIANFAVGNPQDFPMPAYVDSLRKHLEPRRRDWFAYKDSEPKSRIAVARGLSQRTGMEWDPADVAMTNGGFAALAVAMRALVEPGDEVIFLSPPWFFYEFMILAADGVPVRLHLAPPAFEPDLEAIAAAITPRTRALLFNSPHNPSGRVYPLETLEALARTLTDASARIGHPIFLVSDEPYNRIIFDGRTFHSPAEAYPHTVVTYSYGKQLLAPGQRIGYLTVPPTMPDREAFRETVFVSQFATGYAFPNALLQHAIEDLEELLIDIAAMQRRRDRLVGALREIGYETTMPEGSFYVMARAPIADDVAFSDLLAKHRVLVLPGTIVEVPGWFRISLTATDEMVERGIPGFAAAYAEAEEGT, from the coding sequence ATGGCCACGACCGTCCGCAAGATCGATCAGCTGCGCCAAAGCATCGCGCCGTTCATGGCGTTCTTCACCGGCCCGTTCAGCAAGCTGAACGCCAATCCGGAGATCGCCAACTTCGCGGTTGGCAATCCCCAGGACTTCCCGATGCCGGCCTATGTCGACTCGCTCCGAAAGCACCTCGAGCCACGTCGCCGCGACTGGTTCGCCTACAAGGACAGCGAGCCGAAGTCGAGGATCGCGGTGGCCCGCGGCCTGTCGCAGCGGACAGGAATGGAGTGGGACCCCGCCGACGTGGCGATGACCAACGGCGGCTTCGCGGCCCTGGCCGTCGCCATGCGCGCGCTGGTCGAGCCGGGTGACGAGGTCATCTTCCTCTCGCCGCCGTGGTTCTTCTACGAGTTCATGATCCTCGCCGCCGACGGCGTGCCGGTCCGGCTCCACCTCGCCCCGCCAGCCTTTGAGCCGGACCTCGAGGCGATCGCAGCTGCGATCACGCCGCGGACCCGGGCCCTGCTCTTCAACTCGCCGCACAACCCCAGTGGGCGGGTCTATCCGCTCGAGACGCTCGAGGCGCTGGCACGGACCCTGACCGATGCTTCAGCCCGCATCGGCCACCCGATCTTCCTGGTCTCCGATGAGCCCTACAACCGGATCATTTTCGATGGCCGCACCTTCCACTCACCGGCGGAAGCGTATCCGCACACGGTCGTCACCTATTCCTATGGGAAGCAGCTGCTGGCACCGGGTCAGCGCATCGGCTACCTGACCGTGCCTCCCACCATGCCCGACCGCGAGGCGTTCCGCGAGACGGTCTTCGTGTCGCAGTTTGCGACCGGCTACGCATTCCCGAATGCGCTGCTGCAGCACGCTATCGAGGATCTCGAGGAGCTGTTGATCGACATCGCCGCCATGCAGCGCCGCCGTGATCGGCTGGTCGGCGCCCTGCGCGAGATCGGCTACGAGACGACCATGCCGGAGGGCAGCTTCTACGTCATGGCGCGCGCGCCGATCGCGGACGACGTGGCCTTCTCCGACCTGCTCGCCAAGCACCGCGTGCTGGTGCTGCCGGGGACCATCGTCGAGGTGCCGGGCTGGTTCCGGATCAGCCTCACCGCCACCGACGAGATGGTCGAGCGCGGAATCCCGGGCTTCGCCGCCGCGTACGCAGAGGCAGAGGAAGGAACATGA
- a CDS encoding pyridoxal-dependent decarboxylase: MDARERAMRRASELGIAFLSGLTERHVGAQTDAASLAAELGGPLPDAGEDPVTVIEEMARILDPGLVASAGPRYFGFVVGGALPAATGADWLAGAWNQNAVLHALSPAAAAAELVAGSWMLDLLGLPADAGVGFPTGAGLGNAVGLAAARHAVLTRAGWDIEARGLYGAPEIRVVIGGDAHSTVLTALQYLGFGRERVVRVPADDQGRMRAELLPEALDQSVPTIVCIQAGNVNSGAFDPADAVADAVAGHPNAWIHVDGAFGLWASVSPSLSHLVAGVARADSWATDAHKWLNVGYDCGFVAVRDPAAQRAAMSARAPYLMQGHDQRDGWEFVLDSSRRARGFTVYAALRSLGRNGVREMIERCCRLAQRMASRLAAADGVEILNEVVLNQVLVRFDAPDGGDGDDFTREVMTRVQDGGEAWMGGTTWQGRAAIRISVSNWSTTEADIDRTADAILRAAR; the protein is encoded by the coding sequence ATGGACGCGCGGGAGCGGGCGATGCGCCGGGCGTCCGAGCTCGGGATCGCGTTCCTGTCCGGGCTGACCGAGCGCCACGTCGGCGCCCAGACCGACGCCGCCAGCCTTGCGGCCGAGCTCGGCGGTCCGCTCCCCGATGCCGGTGAGGATCCGGTGACCGTGATCGAGGAGATGGCTCGGATCCTGGACCCGGGACTCGTCGCCTCGGCTGGACCGCGCTATTTCGGGTTCGTGGTCGGTGGAGCCCTGCCGGCCGCGACCGGCGCCGACTGGCTGGCGGGGGCCTGGAACCAGAACGCGGTCCTCCACGCACTGTCGCCGGCCGCAGCTGCCGCCGAGCTGGTGGCGGGATCCTGGATGCTCGATCTGCTCGGCCTCCCCGCCGACGCGGGGGTCGGCTTCCCGACCGGCGCCGGCCTCGGCAACGCGGTCGGTCTCGCGGCCGCCCGGCATGCCGTCCTGACCAGGGCGGGTTGGGACATCGAGGCGCGCGGCCTGTATGGGGCGCCGGAGATTCGGGTCGTGATCGGCGGCGACGCACACTCGACGGTGTTGACCGCGCTGCAGTACCTGGGATTCGGGCGCGAGCGGGTGGTTCGCGTTCCCGCCGACGACCAGGGCCGGATGCGGGCCGAGCTGCTGCCCGAGGCGCTCGACCAGAGCGTGCCCACCATCGTCTGCATCCAGGCCGGCAATGTGAACTCCGGCGCCTTCGACCCTGCCGACGCGGTCGCGGACGCCGTCGCCGGCCACCCCAATGCGTGGATCCACGTCGACGGTGCCTTCGGGCTGTGGGCCAGCGTCAGCCCCTCGCTCAGCCACCTGGTCGCCGGCGTCGCGCGGGCCGACTCCTGGGCCACCGACGCCCACAAGTGGCTGAACGTCGGCTACGACTGCGGCTTCGTGGCGGTTCGCGACCCGGCCGCGCAGCGCGCCGCAATGTCGGCCAGGGCCCCGTACCTGATGCAGGGCCACGACCAGCGCGATGGGTGGGAATTCGTTCTCGACTCCTCGCGCCGCGCGCGTGGCTTCACCGTGTACGCCGCGCTTCGCTCGCTTGGGCGCAACGGCGTGCGCGAGATGATCGAGCGCTGCTGTCGCCTCGCCCAACGCATGGCCTCGCGCCTCGCCGCAGCCGATGGCGTCGAGATCCTCAACGAGGTCGTGCTGAACCAGGTCCTGGTCCGCTTCGACGCGCCTGACGGCGGAGACGGCGACGATTTCACCCGCGAAGTGATGACTCGCGTCCAGGATGGCGGCGAGGCATGGATGGGAGGCACCACCTGGCAGGGGCGGGCCGCCATCCGCATCAGCGTGAGCAACTGGTCGACCACAGAGGCCGATATCGACCGCACCGCCGACGCGATCCTGCGCGCAGCGCGCTAA
- a CDS encoding aminotransferase class III-fold pyridoxal phosphate-dependent enzyme → MTVTATGRLTTDEILRLNREYTFFSWSAQAKINPIVIDRAEGVYFWDPDGKRYLDFNSQLMSINIGHGNKRVADAIAEQANKLAFAAPQFATEVRGRLGQLLAEVTPGDLKKFFFTLGGAEANENALRMARTVTGRQKVMAYHRSYHGATAGAISATGDPRRWANEPGVPGIIRVLDPWRWARGEPEPVEQHLAYIEEVMQYEGPHTIAAFIMETVAGTNGILIPPVGYLEGIRELCTKHGIVMICDEVMAGFGRTGRWFAVDHWGVVPDLMTMAKGLTSSYLPLGAVAMGPRIADYFNEKVYFGGLTYSSHPISCAAAIAAVSVLRDEDMVGNAARLDPVLKELLAGLQERHPSVGTVRSIGLFGVFELVRSRDTMEPMASFNGSSPEMTALEAQLRADGLYTMLHWNQVFTNPPLCITEEQLREGFAVIDRALDATDAAIA, encoded by the coding sequence ATGACCGTCACCGCGACCGGTCGGCTCACCACCGACGAGATCCTGCGTCTCAACCGCGAGTACACATTCTTCTCCTGGTCAGCCCAGGCCAAGATCAACCCGATCGTCATCGACCGGGCCGAGGGGGTCTATTTCTGGGATCCGGACGGCAAGCGCTACCTCGACTTCAACAGCCAGCTGATGAGCATCAACATCGGCCACGGCAACAAGCGCGTGGCGGACGCCATCGCCGAGCAGGCCAACAAGCTGGCATTCGCGGCGCCGCAGTTCGCGACCGAGGTGCGCGGCCGGCTGGGGCAGCTGCTGGCGGAGGTGACGCCCGGCGACCTGAAGAAGTTCTTCTTCACGCTGGGTGGGGCGGAGGCGAACGAGAATGCGCTGCGCATGGCGCGCACGGTGACCGGGCGCCAGAAGGTGATGGCCTACCACCGCTCCTACCACGGCGCGACCGCCGGGGCGATCAGCGCAACTGGCGACCCGCGGCGCTGGGCAAACGAGCCCGGCGTGCCGGGGATCATTCGCGTCCTCGACCCGTGGCGCTGGGCGCGCGGCGAGCCGGAGCCGGTCGAGCAGCATCTTGCCTACATCGAAGAGGTGATGCAATACGAGGGGCCGCACACCATCGCCGCCTTCATCATGGAGACGGTCGCCGGCACCAACGGCATCCTCATCCCTCCCGTCGGCTACCTCGAGGGGATCCGCGAGCTGTGCACGAAGCACGGCATCGTGATGATCTGCGACGAGGTGATGGCCGGCTTCGGCCGCACCGGGCGCTGGTTCGCGGTGGACCACTGGGGCGTGGTGCCGGACCTGATGACGATGGCCAAGGGGCTGACCAGCTCCTATCTCCCGCTCGGTGCGGTGGCGATGGGTCCCAGGATCGCCGACTACTTCAACGAGAAGGTCTACTTCGGCGGGCTGACTTATTCGTCCCATCCGATCAGCTGCGCTGCGGCCATCGCGGCGGTCAGCGTGCTGCGCGACGAGGACATGGTCGGCAACGCCGCGCGGCTCGACCCGGTGCTGAAGGAGCTGCTGGCCGGCCTCCAGGAGCGGCATCCAAGCGTCGGCACCGTGCGCAGCATCGGCCTGTTCGGGGTCTTCGAGCTGGTTCGCTCACGAGACACCATGGAGCCGATGGCCTCGTTCAACGGCTCATCGCCGGAGATGACCGCGCTCGAGGCACAGCTCCGAGCCGACGGCCTGTACACGATGCTGCATTGGAACCAGGTCTTCACCAACCCGCCGCTGTGCATCACCGAGGAGCAGCTGCGCGAGGGGTTCGCGGTCATCGATCGGGCCCTCGATGCGACCGATGCGGCGATCGCCTGA
- a CDS encoding ABC transporter permease, whose translation MRRSPEPAAPRRSRLGRIGIYLLFLVAVFLVWEGLKFIGGDPWRYFGLEWRPPLKITTVNDQSLPHLWDIVDTMAGPYRRNADQSLFVYLILKALYTWREAAIGFGLGGLLGVSLAAAFVHSQLLERAFVPYVVASQTIPIVALAPMIVFFFGNNVMSVVIIATYLTFFPVTIAMIRGLRSPDPRALELMRSYAASRRSILWKLRLPASLPFLFTALKITATASIVGAIIGEGPGAIQNGLGWSIIEFNQQYVTNPAKLWSAIFVASLLGITFYALVRLVELRVLRGRPEASAG comes from the coding sequence ATGCGGCGATCGCCTGAGCCGGCCGCGCCACGTCGCTCACGGCTCGGCAGGATTGGGATCTACCTGCTCTTCCTGGTCGCCGTCTTCCTCGTCTGGGAGGGGCTCAAGTTCATCGGCGGCGATCCCTGGCGTTACTTCGGATTGGAGTGGCGCCCTCCGCTGAAGATCACCACGGTCAATGACCAGAGCCTGCCGCACCTCTGGGACATTGTCGACACCATGGCAGGACCGTATCGGCGTAACGCGGATCAGTCGCTGTTCGTGTATCTCATCCTCAAGGCCCTGTACACGTGGCGTGAGGCGGCGATCGGCTTCGGCCTTGGAGGCCTCCTGGGCGTCAGCCTGGCCGCCGCCTTTGTGCACTCGCAGCTGCTCGAGCGTGCGTTCGTGCCCTACGTCGTCGCCAGCCAGACGATCCCGATCGTGGCGCTGGCGCCGATGATCGTCTTCTTCTTTGGCAACAACGTGATGAGCGTGGTGATCATCGCCACTTATCTCACCTTCTTCCCGGTGACGATCGCCATGATCCGGGGGTTGCGTTCACCCGACCCGCGAGCGCTGGAGCTGATGCGGTCGTACGCGGCATCGCGCCGCTCAATCCTCTGGAAGCTCCGCTTGCCGGCGTCGCTGCCATTCCTGTTCACCGCCCTTAAGATCACGGCCACGGCGAGCATCGTCGGGGCGATCATCGGAGAAGGACCGGGGGCGATCCAGAACGGCCTTGGCTGGTCGATCATCGAGTTCAACCAGCAGTACGTCACCAACCCGGCGAAGCTCTGGAGCGCCATCTTCGTGGCCTCCCTGCTCGGCATCACCTTCTACGCCCTGGTCCGCCTGGTCGAGCTGCGCGTGCTGCGCGGCCGGCCGGAGGCGTCCGCGGGATGA
- a CDS encoding nitrilase-related carbon-nitrogen hydrolase, translating into MARVVRAALLQADWTGDKESMIAKHEKYAREAAKQRAKVMCFQELFYGPYFCQVQDPQYFAYTEKIPGGPTTERMQALAKETGMVLIVPMYEEDAETTGIYYNTAAVIDADGTYLGKYRKTHIPHVKGFWEKFYFRPGNMGYPVFDTAVGKVGVYICYDRHFPEGARALGLNGAELVFIPSATSRGLSEYLWRVEQVSHALANGYYVGTINRVGIEPLGEDDFYGQSYFVDPRGQFVGNVGDAHKEELLVRDLDMDMITEVRQLWQFYRDRRPDAYADLVRP; encoded by the coding sequence ATGGCGCGAGTCGTCCGCGCGGCCCTGTTGCAGGCCGACTGGACCGGCGACAAGGAGTCGATGATCGCGAAGCACGAGAAGTACGCGCGCGAGGCTGCCAAGCAGCGCGCCAAGGTGATGTGCTTCCAGGAGCTCTTCTACGGCCCCTATTTCTGCCAGGTGCAGGACCCGCAGTACTTCGCCTATACCGAGAAGATCCCCGGCGGGCCGACGACCGAGCGCATGCAGGCGCTGGCCAAGGAGACCGGCATGGTCCTGATCGTGCCGATGTACGAGGAAGACGCCGAGACGACCGGGATCTACTACAACACCGCCGCCGTGATCGACGCCGACGGCACGTACCTTGGCAAGTACCGCAAGACCCACATTCCCCACGTCAAGGGCTTCTGGGAGAAGTTCTACTTCCGCCCCGGCAACATGGGCTATCCGGTCTTCGACACTGCCGTCGGGAAGGTGGGGGTCTACATCTGCTACGACCGCCACTTCCCGGAGGGAGCCCGGGCGCTGGGGCTCAACGGGGCGGAGCTGGTCTTCATCCCCTCGGCAACCTCGCGCGGGTTGAGTGAGTACCTGTGGCGCGTGGAGCAGGTCTCACACGCGCTGGCGAATGGCTACTACGTCGGGACGATCAACCGGGTCGGGATCGAGCCGCTGGGCGAGGACGACTTCTACGGCCAGTCCTACTTCGTCGATCCGCGCGGCCAGTTCGTCGGGAACGTGGGCGATGCCCACAAGGAGGAGCTGCTCGTCCGCGACCTCGACATGGACATGATCACCGAGGTCCGCCAGCTCTGGCAGTTCTACCGCGATCGACGCCCGGATGCCTACGCCGACCTGGTGCGACCCTAG
- a CDS encoding AAA family ATPase, whose product MSWNHPAKIAFIGSHSVRKTNAVHAFASTVGRAGRSVEVGREVIRFNPLGLNEGATPEAQLWVLMAQIQQELELRKRAEVLVTDRSVVDNFAYFLRVTDGADPFGVEPLIRRWATTYDLFVRLLPDVALQADGVRSTSDAFRDEIEAILDRIIPIYIPGQRLLIVNASDVTESFDWWAIAERLATLVGEKLRAPSATPA is encoded by the coding sequence ATGTCCTGGAACCATCCGGCCAAGATCGCGTTCATCGGCTCGCATTCCGTGCGCAAGACGAATGCCGTGCACGCCTTCGCCAGCACGGTCGGGAGGGCGGGGCGCAGCGTCGAGGTCGGCCGCGAGGTGATCCGCTTCAACCCGCTCGGCCTCAACGAAGGGGCCACGCCGGAGGCGCAGCTCTGGGTGCTGATGGCCCAGATCCAGCAGGAGCTGGAGCTTCGCAAGCGGGCGGAAGTTCTCGTGACGGATCGGTCCGTGGTGGACAACTTCGCGTACTTCCTGCGGGTGACCGATGGCGCCGACCCGTTCGGGGTGGAGCCTCTCATCCGCCGCTGGGCCACGACCTACGACCTGTTCGTGCGCCTGCTGCCCGACGTCGCGCTGCAGGCAGACGGCGTGCGGTCGACCAGCGATGCGTTCCGCGACGAGATCGAGGCGATCCTCGACCGCATCATCCCGATCTACATCCCCGGGCAGCGGCTCCTCATCGTCAACGCCTCGGACGTGACCGAGTCATTCGACTGGTGGGCGATCGCCGAGCGCCTGGCCACCCTCGTCGGTGAGAAGCTGCGCGCGCCGAGCGCGACACCGGCGTAG
- a CDS encoding diacylglycerol kinase family protein: protein MKLQPAAIFVNEGAGSAHSTRVRSAVALARRALDADLHVTATRDRDELRAFLDERLGEYATVVIVGGDGSLGVAYNAVADRPDVTLGYIPAGFGNATAHLLNLPRHPAALAGVLLAAEARPIDLVAVNGRLALFAGAGWDADVARRYTAGGAQRLRGWATAVAASLPDLARRHRVRVVADGATIHEGPMILMVASTTPFYGRGLLVNPGARPDAGQLTARVYPGPAPRMAAEVGRWASRRPPAAQGVPATTLTISSLTSRLIPVQADGDHMGEAGEWQFEVRPAAVRLIGKW, encoded by the coding sequence CTGAAACTCCAACCGGCGGCGATCTTCGTCAACGAGGGGGCCGGCTCGGCGCACTCGACGCGCGTGCGCTCCGCCGTGGCGCTCGCCCGTCGCGCGCTGGACGCGGACCTGCACGTCACCGCCACGCGCGACCGCGACGAGCTGCGCGCCTTCCTCGACGAGCGCTTGGGCGAGTACGCGACGGTCGTGATCGTGGGCGGCGACGGTTCGCTGGGGGTCGCCTACAACGCCGTGGCCGATCGGCCGGACGTCACCCTGGGCTACATCCCGGCCGGGTTCGGCAATGCGACCGCACACCTGCTGAACCTGCCCCGCCACCCGGCCGCGCTGGCCGGCGTCCTGCTGGCGGCTGAGGCTCGCCCGATCGACCTGGTGGCGGTGAATGGTCGCCTGGCGCTCTTCGCGGGGGCCGGCTGGGACGCGGATGTCGCGCGCCGATATACCGCCGGGGGTGCGCAACGCCTCCGCGGCTGGGCGACCGCGGTGGCCGCCTCGCTGCCCGATCTCGCACGGCGGCATCGGGTCCGGGTGGTGGCCGACGGTGCAACCATCCATGAAGGGCCGATGATTCTGATGGTGGCCAGCACGACCCCCTTCTACGGCCGTGGGCTGCTCGTCAACCCCGGTGCGCGCCCCGACGCCGGCCAGCTGACGGCGAGGGTCTACCCCGGCCCGGCGCCGCGCATGGCGGCTGAGGTGGGCCGCTGGGCATCGCGCCGGCCGCCTGCGGCGCAGGGCGTTCCGGCGACCACGTTGACCATCTCCAGCTTGACCTCGCGGCTGATCCCCGTCCAGGCCGATGGCGACCACATGGGCGAGGCGGGGGAGTGGCAGTTCGAGGTCCGTCCAGCCGCGGTGCGACTGATCGGGAAGTGGTGA
- a CDS encoding TIGR03842 family LLM class F420-dependent oxidoreductase: MDFGFTLKPENDLNRTVDLTKRAEANGFSYGWLFDSHVLWREAYVLLTLMVQASERLRLGTCVTNPATREPSVTASALAVLDELSGGRMDLGIGRGDSARRVLGKPPTTMKTLEEAISVIRDLVEGRSVTFEGTELVFPWTGKWKLPVWVAGYGPMALAMTGRVADGLILQLADPDLIRWFVSQLREAEASAGRPSGSVKVQAAAPAHIGPREVGRERTRWFPALVSNHVVDLVNKYPREQLPEALTGYIGNREGYDYHHHAEVGSGNAAFVGDGVTDRFCVLGEAEEHVAKLHELADAGVDQFNMYLMNGDEEDQLEAYGRQIVPLLSAASRTHA, translated from the coding sequence ATGGACTTCGGATTCACGCTCAAGCCCGAGAACGACCTCAACCGCACCGTCGACCTGACCAAGCGCGCGGAGGCCAACGGCTTCAGCTATGGCTGGCTCTTCGACAGCCACGTGCTGTGGCGCGAGGCGTACGTGCTGCTGACCCTCATGGTCCAGGCCAGCGAGCGGCTGCGCCTCGGCACCTGCGTGACCAATCCAGCGACGCGCGAGCCGTCGGTGACGGCATCGGCCCTGGCTGTCCTCGATGAGCTGAGCGGGGGTCGGATGGACCTGGGGATCGGCCGCGGCGACAGTGCACGGCGGGTGCTCGGCAAGCCGCCGACCACCATGAAGACGCTGGAAGAGGCGATCTCTGTCATCCGCGACCTCGTGGAAGGGCGCAGCGTCACCTTCGAGGGGACCGAGCTGGTCTTCCCGTGGACGGGCAAGTGGAAGTTACCCGTGTGGGTGGCCGGCTATGGGCCGATGGCGCTGGCCATGACCGGCCGAGTCGCGGATGGGCTCATCCTCCAGCTCGCCGATCCAGACCTGATTCGCTGGTTCGTCTCACAGCTGCGCGAAGCGGAGGCGTCCGCGGGTCGCCCGTCCGGAAGCGTCAAGGTCCAGGCGGCCGCACCCGCGCACATCGGCCCGCGCGAGGTCGGCCGCGAACGCACTCGGTGGTTCCCCGCACTGGTCAGCAATCATGTCGTCGACCTCGTCAACAAGTACCCGCGCGAGCAGCTGCCTGAGGCGCTGACCGGCTACATCGGCAACCGGGAGGGCTATGACTACCACCACCACGCTGAGGTCGGTTCCGGCAACGCCGCCTTCGTTGGCGACGGGGTGACGGATCGGTTCTGCGTGCTGGGCGAAGCCGAGGAGCACGTCGCCAAGCTGCATGAGCTGGCCGATGCGGGCGTCGACCAGTTCAATATGTACCTGATGAACGGCGACGAGGAGGACCAGCTGGAGGCCTACGGCCGCCAGATCGTGCCGCTGCTCTCGGCCGCGAGCAGGACCCATGCCTGA
- the hydA gene encoding dihydropyrimidinase, with protein MRTLIKNGTVVNADATTRADVLVDGERIAMIGTDLAATADRTVDASGKWVIPGAIDVHTHMELPFGGTAAKDTFETGTRAAAFGGTTTIVDFAVQPRGKALRDGLDAWHEKADGNACIDYGFHMIISDVRDDVLAEMDTLVDEGVTTFKLFTAYPGVFFSDDGAIFRAMQQSAKNGGLIMMHAENGLAIDVVAGQTFDAGNTDPYYHGTSRSPVLEGEATNRVIRLAEVAGAPVYIVHLSAREALNEVRRARDEGLPAFAETCPQYLFLSLEDMGGGFNGAKFVCSPPLRPADHADDLWLGLLKDDLQVVSTDHCPFDFHGQKEMGVGDFRKVPNGLPGVENRVDLLHDGGVVAGRLTPNRWVEVMSTAPARMFGLPQKGAVAVGLDADLVIYDPARKHTISASTHHMNVDYSCYEGREVTGAADVVLARGKILVDGEEWLGARGDGQFLRRQRSAYLK; from the coding sequence ATGCGCACGCTGATCAAGAACGGCACCGTCGTCAACGCCGACGCCACCACCCGGGCCGACGTCCTGGTCGACGGCGAGAGGATTGCCATGATCGGCACCGACCTGGCCGCGACCGCCGACCGCACCGTGGACGCATCGGGCAAGTGGGTCATCCCCGGTGCCATCGACGTGCACACCCACATGGAGCTGCCCTTCGGGGGGACCGCTGCCAAGGACACCTTCGAGACCGGGACCCGCGCGGCTGCCTTCGGAGGGACGACGACCATCGTCGACTTCGCGGTCCAGCCCCGGGGCAAGGCGCTGCGCGACGGCCTCGACGCCTGGCATGAAAAGGCCGATGGCAATGCCTGCATCGACTACGGCTTCCACATGATAATCAGCGACGTCCGCGACGACGTCCTGGCCGAGATGGACACCCTGGTTGACGAGGGGGTGACCACCTTCAAGCTGTTCACCGCCTACCCCGGCGTCTTCTTCTCCGATGACGGGGCCATCTTCCGGGCGATGCAGCAGTCGGCGAAGAACGGCGGCCTGATCATGATGCACGCCGAGAATGGCCTGGCCATCGACGTGGTCGCCGGACAGACCTTCGACGCCGGCAACACGGATCCGTATTACCACGGCACCAGTCGCTCGCCAGTGCTGGAGGGCGAGGCGACCAACCGCGTCATCCGCCTCGCCGAGGTGGCGGGCGCGCCGGTCTACATCGTGCATCTCTCCGCCCGCGAGGCTTTGAACGAGGTCAGGCGAGCCCGCGACGAGGGCCTGCCCGCCTTCGCCGAGACCTGCCCGCAATACCTCTTCCTGTCACTCGAGGACATGGGAGGCGGCTTCAACGGCGCCAAGTTCGTGTGCTCACCGCCGCTGCGACCCGCCGACCACGCTGACGACCTGTGGCTGGGTCTCCTCAAGGACGACCTGCAGGTCGTGTCGACCGACCACTGCCCGTTTGACTTCCACGGACAGAAGGAGATGGGGGTCGGTGACTTCCGCAAGGTCCCGAACGGGCTGCCCGGGGTCGAGAACCGGGTCGACCTCCTCCACGACGGTGGGGTGGTGGCCGGGCGCCTGACTCCGAACCGATGGGTGGAGGTCATGTCGACCGCGCCGGCCCGCATGTTCGGGCTCCCGCAGAAGGGAGCCGTCGCGGTGGGGCTGGACGCGGACCTGGTGATCTACGACCCGGCGCGGAAGCACACCATCAGCGCCTCGACCCACCACATGAACGTCGACTATTCATGCTACGAGGGTCGCGAGGTGACTGGGGCCGCCGACGTCGTCTTGGCGCGCGGCAAGATCCTGGTGGATGGCGAGGAATGGCTGGGCGCCAGGGGCGACGGCCAATTTCTGAGGCGCCAGCGAAGTGCTTATCTGAAGTAG
- a CDS encoding VOC family protein: MKPSFVAGFAPIVKDVEASRAFWVDGLGIKMGETAPGYWATDDLDGVKHFGLWPLSEAADACFGTATWPADIPEPTAGVELDVESADAVAPAAAEMAARGYRLLVEPKVEPWGQTVARLLSPEGILVGIVYTPWMHQQGSDPLAG, from the coding sequence ATGAAGCCAAGCTTCGTGGCCGGCTTCGCGCCGATCGTGAAGGACGTGGAAGCCAGCCGCGCCTTCTGGGTCGACGGCCTGGGCATCAAGATGGGGGAGACCGCGCCCGGCTACTGGGCCACCGACGACCTCGATGGCGTGAAGCACTTCGGCCTTTGGCCGCTCTCCGAGGCAGCCGACGCGTGCTTCGGCACGGCCACCTGGCCGGCGGACATCCCCGAGCCGACGGCAGGGGTCGAGCTCGACGTCGAGTCGGCGGATGCCGTTGCTCCCGCCGCGGCCGAGATGGCGGCGCGTGGGTATCGGCTCCTGGTCGAACCGAAGGTCGAGCCGTGGGGTCAGACCGTGGCTCGCCTCCTCAGCCCGGAGGGGATCCTGGTGGGCATCGTGTACACGCCCTGGATGCATCAGCAGGGGTCGGATCCCCTCGCGGGATGA